A part of Ptychodera flava strain L36383 chromosome 11, AS_Pfla_20210202, whole genome shotgun sequence genomic DNA contains:
- the LOC139144603 gene encoding uncharacterized protein — translation MKPDSIVHFQIIYLKMNGKRTVFRWTVQQGVDLLREVVANRPETTAEWLAIANHLMAHWELTSEKHITARAVREHTELLLQKYKENDRKALKRSGTEEQYDEIHQLCQEVTSYIESNSALKTNDAVASKKKFEQRKQATAVREAAMKRMTLDNDDENEGSTSHADKKRRQSRTSKVDLISYLKTKHETELKYKQDALEVEKRRLALQEKQLELQMKMLEQLAKRN, via the exons ATGAAGCCTGATTCCATTGTTCATTTCCAGATAATCTATCTCAAGATGAATGGGAAAAGGACAGTGTTCCGCTGGACAGTTCAGCAGGGTGTCGATTTGCTAAGGGAGGTCGTAGCTAACAGGCCAGAGACAACAGCTGAGTGGTTGGCAATCGCCAACCACTTGATGGCTCACTGGGAGTTGACCAGTGAAAAACATATAACAGCCAGAGCGGTTAGAGAACACACAGAACTGCTGCTacagaaatacaaagaaaatgatAGAAAAGCACTAAAAAG GTCTGGTACAGAAGAACAGTATGATGAAATTCATCAGTTGTGTCAGGAGGTGACATCATACATAGAAAGTAATTCTGCTCTAAAAACTAATGATGCCGTGGCTTCAAAGAAGAAGTTTGAGCAGAGAAAACAGGCCACAGCTGTGAGAGAAGCTGCCATGAAAAGGATGACACTagacaatgatgatgaaaatgaag GGTCAACATCTCATGCTGACAAGAAGCGTCGTCAGTCACGTACATCAAAGGTAGATTTGATCAGTTACCTAAAGACAAAACATGAGACAGAACTGAAATATAAGCAGGACGCCTTGGAGGTCGAGAAACGTCGACTTGCACTACAAGAAAAACAACTGGaacttcaaatgaaaatgcttGAACAGTTGGCTAAAAGAAATTAA